A region of Micropterus dolomieu isolate WLL.071019.BEF.003 ecotype Adirondacks linkage group LG01, ASM2129224v1, whole genome shotgun sequence DNA encodes the following proteins:
- the pi15a gene encoding peptidase inhibitor 15-A produces the protein MKPQLFAVDLILLCISCGASGLATSIPAVSVSLPAANFTNLDAAHSYGTDTTTVSKIRRKRYISQNDMLAILDYHNKVRGKVFPPASNMEYMVWDDTLAKTAEDWAQACLWEHGPPHLLRFLGQNLSVRTGRYRSILQLVKPWYDEVKDYSFPYPRDCNPRCPLRCYGPMCTHYTQMVWATSNKVGCAVHTCHNMNVWGAVWKRATYLVCNYSPKGNWIGEAPYKVGVPCSACPPSYGGSCSNNMCFPALKTNYLHWFK, from the exons ATGAAACCTCAGCTATTTGCCGTAGACCTAATACTTCTGTGCATATCTTGCGGAGCAAGTGGATTGGCAACGAGTATTCCTGCTGTGTCCGTGTCCTTGCCAGCCGCCAATTTCACCAATCTTGACGCAGCGCACAGCTATGGAACAGACACCACGACTGTTTCGAAAATCAGGAGGAAGCGTTATATTAGTCAGAACGACATGCTTGCCATTCTTGATTACCATAACAAAGTGAGAGGGAAGGTTTTCCCCCCAGCATCCAATATGGAATACATG GTGTGGGACGACACCCTGGCTAAGACAGCCGAGGACTGGGCCCAGGCCTGCCTGTGGGAGCACGGGCCACCTCACCTCCTCAGGTTCCTGGGTCAAAACCTCTCTGTCAGGACAGGACG CTATCGATCCATTCTTCAGCTGGTAAAGCCATGGTACGATGAGGTCAAAGATTACTCTTTTCCGTACCCCCGTGACTGCAACCCTCGATGCCCTCTCAGATGCTACGGACCCATGTGTACACATTATACACAG ATGGTGTGGGCAACATCCAACAAAGTGGGCTGTGCTGTTCACACGTGCCATAATATGAATGTCTGGGGTGCAGTGTGGAAACGGGCAACGTATTTAGTTTGCAACTACTCTCCTAA gGGCAACTGGATTGGAGAGGCTCCCTACAAAGTTGGCGTCCCCTGCTCCGCCTGCCCACCCAGCTACGGGGGCTCCTGCAGCAACAACATGTGCTTCCCGGCGCTCAAGACAAACTACCTGCACTGgttcaaataa